Within Acidobacteriota bacterium, the genomic segment CGCTTCGTCGCCGAGAAACTGCCCGAACTGCGGCGTCTGGGCGCCAGGGTCATCGTCAACGTGTGCGGGTCCACGATCGAGGAATACTGCGAGGTCTCGCGCGTGCTGTCGGACGCCGAGGGCGTCGGCGCGATTGAGCTCAACATCTCCTGCCCGAACATCAAGGAGGGCGGCATCCAGTTCGGCTGCAGCCTCAGCGGCACCTACGACGTCGTCAGTGCCGTCAGGAAGGTCACCGCGCTGCCGCTCATCCCGAAGTTGACACCGAACGTGACGGCGCCGGCGTCGTTCGCGCGCGCCGCCGAGGACGCCGGCGCGGATGCGATCTCGCTGGTCAACACGTTTCTCGCGATGGCCATCGACGTCGAGACGCGCCGTCCGAAGCTCACGAACGTGCTCGGCGGGCTCAGCGGACCTGCGATTCGGCCGATCGCGGTTCGCATGGTGTGGGAGTGCTTTCAGGCCGTGAAGATCCCGATCGTCGGCATGGGCGGCATCACGAACGCCGAGGATGCCCTCGAGTTCATGATCGCCGGCGCGTCGGCCGTGCAGATCGGCACCGCCAACTTCGTCGATCCGTTCCTCTGGGGCAAGGTGGTGGACGGGATCTCCGGCTACTTCCGACGGCACGGTCTCGATCGGGTCCGCGATCTCGTCGGCCAGGTCGACCTGGCGGCGAGGGCGCACGCGTGACGACGAACCCGATTCTCGCCGCACTGGACGTCGCGGACGCCGGCGAGGCCGTCGCGCTGGCGGCGCGGCTGCGGGATGCCGTCGGCGGCGTGAAGATCGGCAGCCAGTTGTTCACGTCGGCCGGCCCAGACCTCGTCGAGCGATTCGTCGCCGACGGGCACCGCGTGTTCCTCGATCTGAAGTTTCACGACATCCCGAACACGGTGGCGGGCTCGGTGGCGGCCGCGACGAGCCTGGGCGTCTGGATGCTCAACGTGCACGCGAGCGGCGGCCCCGCGATGCTCGAGGCCGCGCGCCGGTCCGCGCACGAGACGGCGGCCGCGCGCGGGCTCGCCCGGCCGCTGGTCATCGCCGTCACGGTGCTGACGAGCCTCGACGCCTCTGCCCTGCGATCGGTCGGCATCGACGCGTCGCCGATCGATCAGGTCGTGCGCCTGGCGAGGCTGTCGCGCGACGCGGGTCTCGACGGCGTCGTCGCGTCTCCCCAGGAAACGGCCGCGATTCGCGCGGCGTGCGGCCCGGACTTCGTGATCGTCACGCCGGGCATCCGCGGCGGCAGCGCCGCGGCCGCGCCCGACGACCAGCAGCGCACGTCGACGCCGGCCGGCGCGATCGCTGCCGGCAGCTCGTTTCTCGTGATCGGCCGTCCCATCACGGCCGCCGCGGATCCGCAAGCCGCGGCGCGCAGGATGCTCGCCGAGGCGGCCGGACGCTAACGTACAAAACAGAGCCGGGGCGCCGCGGCCGTGACACGGCC encodes:
- a CDS encoding dihydroorotate dehydrogenase, producing the protein MDLSVAIGSLTLRNPVIAASGCFGYGIEYAEAIDLTTLGGVAVKGLFLEPREGHAPPRIVETPAGMLNAIGLQGIGVHRFVAEKLPELRRLGARVIVNVCGSTIEEYCEVSRVLSDAEGVGAIELNISCPNIKEGGIQFGCSLSGTYDVVSAVRKVTALPLIPKLTPNVTAPASFARAAEDAGADAISLVNTFLAMAIDVETRRPKLTNVLGGLSGPAIRPIAVRMVWECFQAVKIPIVGMGGITNAEDALEFMIAGASAVQIGTANFVDPFLWGKVVDGISGYFRRHGLDRVRDLVGQVDLAARAHA
- the pyrF gene encoding orotidine-5'-phosphate decarboxylase; protein product: MTTNPILAALDVADAGEAVALAARLRDAVGGVKIGSQLFTSAGPDLVERFVADGHRVFLDLKFHDIPNTVAGSVAAATSLGVWMLNVHASGGPAMLEAARRSAHETAAARGLARPLVIAVTVLTSLDASALRSVGIDASPIDQVVRLARLSRDAGLDGVVASPQETAAIRAACGPDFVIVTPGIRGGSAAAAPDDQQRTSTPAGAIAAGSSFLVIGRPITAAADPQAAARRMLAEAAGR